One Gimesia aquarii DNA segment encodes these proteins:
- a CDS encoding aminotransferase class V-fold PLP-dependent enzyme — protein MLDQQIRDHDFPSLKCRVYLNTAAEGIPPIAVREAFQQYFQDKELGMDGRELHEVQWEAAKKLVSQLYGMSSDEVSICSCSSEAFNLAYQSLQLKPGDEVIISDLDFPASYTFGLQQSCPATVKIWEARDWELRLEDLQSLLTDKTRVVSISLVSFFNGFKIPLKEVIQTIRQHSSALIALDVTQALGRIPLDLEDIDLVISSTHKWILASHGGGLVGVPASRANEWTVPAGGWFNLKDAFGDRRFEKAESLPGAASFTVGMPNYPAVYAIRAALDYITAVGVEEINQATEPLVEACLAGLAELPVEFISPRKIENLAGIIAFRHPEAERIYQHLHSKQIHPMYHAGRIRVALHGYNTLDDVETFLRELKYTLSKSFVGT, from the coding sequence ATGCTGGATCAACAGATTCGAGATCATGATTTTCCCAGTTTGAAATGTCGTGTTTACTTAAATACGGCTGCGGAAGGGATTCCACCAATTGCGGTGAGAGAAGCGTTCCAGCAGTACTTTCAGGACAAAGAACTGGGCATGGATGGCCGTGAGCTTCATGAAGTGCAATGGGAAGCAGCAAAAAAGTTAGTTTCTCAATTGTATGGTATGAGTTCCGATGAAGTCAGCATCTGTTCCTGCAGTTCTGAAGCGTTTAATCTGGCATATCAGTCTTTGCAGCTAAAACCAGGTGATGAAGTCATTATCAGTGATTTAGACTTTCCTGCCAGTTATACGTTCGGGTTACAGCAAAGTTGTCCTGCCACCGTAAAAATATGGGAAGCCCGTGATTGGGAATTACGATTGGAAGATCTGCAGTCACTTTTAACAGACAAAACACGTGTGGTGAGTATCTCACTGGTCAGTTTTTTCAATGGGTTCAAAATTCCTTTGAAGGAAGTGATTCAAACAATTCGCCAACATTCTTCCGCTTTAATTGCCTTAGATGTCACTCAGGCCCTGGGACGAATTCCGCTCGATCTGGAAGACATTGATCTGGTAATCAGCAGCACACATAAGTGGATTCTGGCTTCTCATGGTGGGGGACTGGTAGGCGTGCCTGCGTCGCGTGCGAATGAATGGACTGTTCCCGCCGGGGGCTGGTTTAATCTGAAAGACGCATTTGGAGATCGGCGTTTTGAAAAAGCAGAGAGCCTGCCAGGAGCGGCGAGCTTTACAGTGGGCATGCCCAATTATCCCGCCGTTTATGCAATCCGAGCTGCTTTGGATTATATTACAGCGGTGGGCGTCGAAGAAATTAATCAGGCAACCGAGCCTCTGGTCGAAGCCTGTCTGGCAGGACTCGCAGAGTTACCGGTTGAATTCATTTCGCCGCGGAAGATCGAAAACTTAGCGGGTATAATTGCATTTCGACATCCTGAAGCGGAAAGGATTTATCAACACTTACATAGTAAACAAATTCATCCCATGTATCACGCGGGCAGGATTCGTGTTGCCTTGCATGGATACAATACACTGGACGATGTAGAAACATTTTTACGGGAATTGAAGTACACACTCTCAAAAAGTTTTGTCGGGACATGA
- a CDS encoding IclR family transcriptional regulator, protein MPALEKGLEVLELLSGISQPLSLTDIADRLGRTKQELFRVMACLNEQGYLIRDLNQGYRMSTKLFELGSKHASTGALIARATPHMETLANELNEPCHLNLVVRNKMLVIARVNCDADVALAVRIGASFKLHERNSGLVALSFLPDEQRLKYWSQCDLPDDQIREYEAESRAIRQAGFRTMASTLNQGVQDTATPILGAEGRLLAVLCVSHILRVGESRDSTTISSAMLRCSQAISSEFGPTMLKTPDVETHAVH, encoded by the coding sequence GTGCCCGCTCTTGAAAAGGGATTAGAGGTTCTGGAGCTATTGTCTGGTATCTCGCAACCATTGTCTCTGACAGACATTGCAGATCGTTTGGGGCGGACCAAGCAGGAGCTGTTTCGAGTGATGGCCTGCCTCAATGAACAAGGGTATTTAATTCGCGATCTCAATCAGGGCTACCGGATGAGTACCAAGCTGTTCGAACTGGGATCCAAGCATGCAAGTACGGGGGCGTTAATTGCGCGTGCCACTCCGCACATGGAGACATTGGCGAATGAACTGAATGAGCCATGTCACCTGAACCTGGTCGTTCGCAATAAAATGTTGGTGATTGCACGTGTGAATTGCGATGCAGATGTTGCTTTGGCGGTCCGCATCGGTGCCAGCTTCAAACTGCACGAACGTAACAGCGGTTTAGTAGCGCTATCTTTTTTACCTGACGAACAGAGACTCAAATACTGGTCACAATGTGATTTACCAGATGATCAGATTCGCGAATATGAGGCCGAGTCACGTGCGATTCGGCAAGCTGGTTTTCGTACCATGGCGAGCACGCTGAATCAGGGAGTTCAGGATACGGCTACTCCGATTCTTGGTGCAGAAGGACGGTTGTTGGCAGTGTTGTGTGTTTCACATATTTTACGTGTTGGCGAGTCGCGGGACAGCACGACGATTTCCTCAGCGATGTTACGCTGCTCGCAAGCGATTTCAAGTGAGTTTGGACCGACGATGTTAAAGACACCAGATGTTGAAACGCACGCTGTCCACTGA
- a CDS encoding SpoVR family protein, giving the protein MVVTTHRPLPKELSDIQQEMEQHALDYGLDFFKTIFEVLDYEELSMFAAYGGFPVRYPHWRFGAQFDELMKGYSYGLQKIYEMVINTDPCYAYLLSANDITDQKLVIAHVYGHCDFFKNNAWFSHTNRKMLDQMANHATRMNRHIDDYGYETVEMFIDTCLSLESLIDPYAPHVRRTKKPPTKEETEKQKTDTAETSSGRFPAKQYMDPYINPEDILEEEANEKRKKAQELADQLKFPKERLRDVLFFLIQYAPLEDWQRDVLSIIRDEAYYFAPQGQTKIMNEGWASFWHSTIMTRHGLTDEGLINYADHHSGTMATSPNRLNPYKLGIELLKDIEERWNKGQFGPEYENCPDMFKKENWNQDLGLGREKIFEVRRIHNDITFIDTFLTPEFCYKNQMFSFAYNDSNRTYEIQSREFEQIKLQLLSSLSNHGRPVIYVQDGNYKNRGELYLEHEYLGVELKLDYAQDTLVNLHTIWKRPVNIETVVDDRPTILSYDGKKHSTNSKEKE; this is encoded by the coding sequence ATGGTAGTCACAACTCATCGCCCTTTACCTAAAGAATTGAGTGATATCCAACAGGAGATGGAACAGCATGCGCTCGATTATGGTCTCGACTTCTTCAAAACCATTTTTGAAGTCCTGGACTACGAAGAGCTGAGTATGTTTGCCGCCTATGGTGGATTTCCGGTTCGTTATCCTCACTGGCGATTTGGAGCTCAGTTTGATGAATTGATGAAAGGCTATTCGTACGGTCTGCAGAAAATCTATGAAATGGTGATCAATACGGATCCCTGTTATGCCTATCTCTTGAGTGCGAATGATATCACCGATCAAAAACTGGTGATTGCACACGTTTATGGTCACTGTGATTTTTTTAAAAACAACGCCTGGTTCTCGCACACCAATCGCAAAATGCTCGATCAGATGGCCAATCACGCCACCCGTATGAATCGGCATATTGATGATTATGGTTATGAAACAGTGGAGATGTTTATTGATACTTGTCTTTCTTTGGAAAGCTTGATCGATCCCTATGCGCCGCATGTCAGGCGGACGAAGAAGCCTCCCACAAAAGAAGAGACGGAAAAACAAAAAACCGATACCGCTGAAACGTCTTCAGGACGATTTCCGGCAAAGCAGTACATGGATCCGTATATTAATCCCGAAGACATACTCGAAGAAGAGGCCAACGAAAAACGCAAGAAAGCTCAGGAATTGGCCGATCAACTGAAATTTCCAAAAGAACGTTTACGAGATGTGTTGTTCTTTTTGATTCAGTATGCGCCCTTGGAAGATTGGCAGCGTGATGTGCTTTCGATTATTCGAGATGAAGCGTACTACTTTGCTCCCCAAGGGCAGACCAAGATCATGAACGAGGGTTGGGCCAGTTTCTGGCACTCTACAATTATGACGCGTCATGGTTTGACGGATGAAGGCTTGATCAATTATGCCGATCACCATAGTGGTACGATGGCAACCAGTCCGAACCGACTGAATCCGTATAAGTTAGGAATTGAACTACTCAAAGATATCGAAGAACGCTGGAATAAAGGGCAATTTGGCCCCGAGTATGAGAACTGTCCTGATATGTTTAAAAAAGAGAATTGGAATCAGGATTTAGGGCTGGGCAGAGAGAAAATCTTTGAAGTTCGACGGATTCATAACGATATCACGTTTATCGATACGTTTTTGACTCCTGAGTTCTGCTATAAAAATCAGATGTTTTCGTTTGCCTATAATGATTCCAATCGAACTTACGAAATTCAGTCACGCGAATTTGAGCAGATCAAACTACAACTTTTGAGCAGCCTTAGTAATCATGGACGACCTGTGATTTACGTTCAGGATGGAAACTATAAAAACCGGGGCGAACTCTATCTGGAACATGAATATCTGGGAGTCGAACTCAAGCTCGATTATGCTCAGGATACTTTGGTCAACTTGCATACGATCTGGAAACGACCCGTGAATATCGAAACAGTCGTCGACGACAGACCTACCATCTTGAGTTATGACGGTAAGAAGCATTCCACAAATTCAAAAGAAAAAGAATAA
- a CDS encoding DUF444 family protein codes for MVRRIDRDQQRFNKIIKGKVRQQLRKYINHGEMIGRKGRETVSIPVPNIEIPHFQHGEKGSGGVGQGEGDVGETIGRGQDDGDGKGQAGNQQGQHIREVELTLEELADMLGEALELPRIEPKGDDALTSKKDRYTSIRPTGPDSLRHFKRTYKRALRRMIATNNYDPTEPSIIPTKDDERFRSWKTVSEPHTNAAVIYMMDVSGSMTDVQKEIVRTESFWIDTWLKRQYDGIERRYIVHDAVAHEVDEDTFYRVRESGGTRISSAYRAANQIIQRDFPPSLWNIYCFQFSDGDNWGEDNTECIDNLKQNIFPICNLFCYGQVRSPYGSGDFIKELRKIEEEWDNLILSEIDDKEAIYGSIKTFLGTGK; via the coding sequence ATGGTACGTAGAATTGATCGTGACCAGCAACGATTTAATAAGATTATCAAGGGGAAGGTTCGTCAACAGCTCCGGAAGTATATCAATCACGGTGAGATGATTGGTCGCAAAGGTCGAGAAACTGTCAGTATCCCTGTTCCCAATATTGAGATCCCCCATTTTCAACATGGCGAAAAAGGAAGTGGCGGAGTAGGCCAGGGGGAAGGTGACGTAGGAGAAACGATCGGCCGCGGTCAGGATGATGGTGATGGTAAAGGTCAAGCTGGTAACCAGCAGGGGCAACATATTCGGGAAGTGGAATTAACACTTGAAGAATTGGCTGACATGCTCGGCGAAGCTCTGGAGCTTCCACGAATTGAACCCAAGGGCGATGACGCGCTGACATCCAAGAAAGACCGCTACACATCAATCCGTCCCACTGGACCCGATTCATTAAGACATTTTAAACGTACCTACAAACGAGCGCTCAGGAGAATGATTGCGACAAACAATTATGATCCCACTGAGCCGTCAATTATTCCTACTAAAGATGATGAGCGGTTTCGAAGCTGGAAAACCGTTTCGGAACCACATACGAATGCCGCCGTCATTTATATGATGGATGTATCGGGATCAATGACAGACGTCCAGAAAGAAATCGTCCGTACGGAGTCCTTTTGGATTGATACCTGGTTAAAACGTCAATACGACGGCATTGAACGTCGCTATATTGTACATGATGCTGTTGCTCATGAAGTGGATGAAGATACCTTCTACCGCGTTCGCGAAAGTGGTGGAACGCGTATCTCATCCGCTTACCGGGCGGCAAACCAGATCATTCAAAGAGACTTTCCCCCTTCGCTATGGAATATTTACTGTTTTCAATTTTCCGATGGAGACAACTGGGGAGAAGATAACACCGAGTGTATCGACAATCTCAAACAGAATATTTTTCCGATTTGTAATCTTTTCTGTTATGGACAGGTAAGAAGTCCTTATGGGTCCGGGGACTTTATCAAAGAATTACGGAAGATTGAAGAAGAGTGGGATAATTTGATCCTCTCTGAAATTGACGATAAAGAAGCGATCTATGGTTCGATTAAGACGTTTCTGGGAACAGGAAAATAG